From the Triticum urartu cultivar G1812 chromosome 4, Tu2.1, whole genome shotgun sequence genome, the window CGGCGTCTCATGGTCTGTATCGACAATTTTCACAAATATAGATGCAGGAGGCAAAAGACTACGACACCCCACAAATATTGAATGTATTTCAATTTTTCCATATGCATGGTGTCAACAAGTTGTGTGGCTTTCAGGCAAACATGGACAGCTCTACTTTTCTTAAAATCAATGACCCCCTTATCCATATTGATATTTCGTTTGTTTAGTTTTAGTTTgtgtaataaataaataaagtttATAAAAGCACAAACTGGAAAAAATGGAGCTCGGACCAACAACCACAAGTCTGGCCCAAAAAGGCAAGATGAGGGCGAATGGATTCGTGGGCTGGGCTGACTTTGTCACGACAAACGCTGGGAAGTCGAGAGAGCGCGGCCCGGCAGCTCGCGGGCGGGGATCGTTGGTCGGGGCGGCCGGCCGCCGGCGTCCACCGTCGGGGGCTCAGGCTCGGGGCGACGCGGGTCCTAGTCCTCCTCCGGTGGCGGAGGCGGCTCCGCGCCCAGCTAGCGGTTAGCCTCCTCACTCACACCGCCCACGAGCGAGTAGAGTAGTTGTGCAGCTGGGGATTCGATGGCCGCTTCTGTACGAGCTGGGCGCGCGGGGTGCTAGCGGCGGCGGCACGCTTGCCGGCCTGCGCTTCCACCGCGAGTGGGAAACGACGGCTTGCTGCGGCGGCGAGCACCGACTGCGCAATCGGTGATTTCCTAGATGCCCCCCTCGTCTATTTTCTTCTTCTGCTGTTGTTAATTCCATTGGCTGTCCTTAATAAGCTACGGGAAACGAAGTAGAATTGCGGATGGCATTGTTGCTTCTGTTAAACCAAAAAATTGTTTTCGCTGTTTCAGGTGTTTATTTATTGGATTGGATTGGACAAGTTGCGGATTTTTCACCAAATTTCTGCGGTGGTGTGGATAGGCAATAGGCCCCGCCTGTCACACACATTGTGACTGCCCATGTCTGAAACGAAGCCGACCTCTGAGTCAAGTTGGGCTAACTTCTACGAAAAATCTACTAATGGGACGAATGGCAGAGTCAAACTATTCGGCTCAGATTTTTAAGATCCAGATGTGGACTCCTCCACCCCTCAAGGGCCAAGCTCACTCTGATTGCTTGCTTGGTCTGCACACTGCTGGTTGATACTCTCCTCAGGTAAGCGCATGCATCTTTGTACCTTTATCTGTAATCCTGCCACTATTTGCATTCTGCAACCCCGTCCTCACCCGTGTGTGCAGTTCTCCACAGCTCCAAGTCCAGAATGTCCTCGCCGCCACCGGAGCCGTGTTCTGGTTTCGGAACACCAAACTTCCCCTTTCAGGTGTGATTTATTTAACATCTTCAACCTGATAGCCCTGTGATACATACAACATCATCCTACtcagtggcggagccaggaaaTTTGAATTAGGGGGGCCGATTGCAGTCAAAATAGGTTGAGGAGGGCCAAAGCATAGAAAAAATAGACTTTAAGCATAAAAAAATTGCTAATCATGCACTGTTCATCAGTGAATTAGTAGCAAACTCCTAATGTCAAGGGGGGCCAGGGCCCCTGCTGGTCCCCCCCCCGTCTCCGCCACTGATCCTTCCTACTTTATCAATAGTTTCATGGTTCTACATGTAGTATTTGCTCGCCATGTCTTCACTGTACATACCTTATTCTTGTGGATTTCTATTTTTTGGTCACTTGAGAAATTTAGTTCTAAGTCGGTCAGGTTGTTCATCATGAAGTCTTCATTTAGAAAGGAAAATAATAATGATTTTCTGCAACTCCTGGGTACATTTACACAACTAAGAAATACACATTATTATTTTTTTGTGAAACTACCTGATTTTTTTCATAAAGAATCAACATCCAAGATTCTTAACTTAGAAATAATAACTTATCAACCGACTTAGAAGTAGACAATATTTTGATATGAAGTTTCGAGACGTTAAGGAAATACACCTATCAGATGCTCGCAACTGCCTAAAAAAAAGTTGCTCGCAACTAACTACTTTTGTAATGCTTCTTAATTCTATCTAAAATAGGAAAACCATACTCATCCATGCTCCTACAGGCCAACTCGCAAGGGACAAGTGGTGAGTCCAGGATGCCAGGTTATCATTTCTTCAAGCAGGCTACCGgtgatttttcaaaaaaaattggcAAGGGCCAATTTGGAAAAGTTTACAAGGTATCCCATTACGAGTTACAGGCACACATAGCACATTTCCTGATCTTGTCAAATACGTTTACTTACTATAATATGGTCCACTGTCTCTCACCACTTCCCACATGAAAAGAATTAATAGTTTCGTAGAGTTTTAGTAACAAGGTGAGAAACATGAATCCTTCTCTACTCCTTGCGGTCACAAAGCAGGCCGAATCATATATAAATTTAACTTATCCAAGCTGTTGAACAGGCATATCTTCCAACCGGGGAAGTGATCGCCGTGAAGCTGCTCCATCAGATGTCGAAGTTTGATGACGAGCAATTCTCACATCATTGTACACAACTTATGAGCACCAACCATAAGAATCTTGTGAgactattgggctattcctacgGAGAACATGAAGAATCACATCTGTACGATGGGAGAGTAATACGCGGTGTATACAAACGCAGGTTAATCGGCTTCGAGTATGTACCCGGCGGAAGTCTTGCCAATTTTCTTTCAGGTGCGCAAGCGCTCCAACGCATGTATGTTGTTGAACATATAACCAAAATGATCCTTAAACATTTACATTCTGGAAATAATCATCTTCAGTCCCTGACTGTAGAACAACATCTCGGATGGAGTATACGCTTCAAAATAATAAAGGAGATCTGTGAGGGTTTACAATACCTTCAGGAAGCTGGCATTGTGCACTTTAATCTCAACCCAGGTAATATATTGCTAGACAATGGAAAGATACCAAAAATCACagagtttggtttatatgagatGTTCAAGGCAGTAAACGACGGAGCCACAGTTACTCGAGGGTGTACTTACAGATTGAGATAGTAAGTTGATGTCTGCTTGACATGCAATTTTTTAATCAGCTAATTTGGGTTGTCTTTATTCTCACTTTGTATCGTTTGTGTTATGATGCAGTATGGCACCAGAAATATATTGCTATGGAAAAATGTCAGAACGGTCTGACATCTTTAGCTTGGGCGCTCTAATTAAAAGTATAATGGCTGGAACTACAGACTCGAGCATTCATCACATGGATGGTCCTAAATGTGTTGAGCATGTATGAATAAACTATTTTTTGTTTCTATTTTAAAGATTATCAGACATATGGCAATAAAAAGTTTACTCTATATATGGTTTGTAGAACTCAAGTTTAAAATTGTCACTTGTTCGTAGAACTCAAGTCTAAATTGTCACTTAAAACTGTTGCTACTCCAAGTTTTCTCTTGACAACTTTGCTCTTGACCCTGTGCTAGAAATTCAAATGTCATAAGATTTCATAATGTGTCATTTACCTATGTATACACGCTTGTACTCTCTCTTTGAAGGTACACAAAAGCTGGAGGAAAAGGCTACAAGAGATAAGGAGGTATCGCTCATTTGAAGCAGATTGCCAGCAAGTGAGGACTTGTATCGGAATCGCAGTAGCCTGCATGCACAGAGACCCAGGTGAAAGGCCACTGATGAAGGATATTGTTCGTAAACTATATGAAGTAGAAACTAGGGAAGATTACCTGTCGTCGCGGGTAGAACAGGTATGAACATTCTATATGATCTCAGAAGGTTTTAAAACCTCTCACTATATTTTGAAGCTTGCACTCATAGGATGTATGCCGGATGGTGAAAAAGATGTCTGTGAAGTCCATAATTTACATACACATGTAGCGTAGGCACTCTCCTGTTTTACTTTTTGACATAGTCACCAGTATTGTTAACAACTAGAAGAGCAGTTCATATCCACCGTTTCTTACTTGAAATGTTTTGGTGTCATCTAAAAGGCTGTTCATGATTATGAAGTCAGGAGAATATCATTCCAAGAGATGGAACACGTCACGAGTAATTTCTCTCAAAAACTTGGTCATGATGGCTTAGGTGCTGTTTATAAGGTGCAGATTCAAAGCATCGCCTCCTTTTGGATTTCTACAAAGTACAGATTCCAGAATTCATTTCCATGTGTTAATAACAGCAGTTGAGCAGGGAAAGCTTGAAGATGGGGAAGTGATAGCTGTGAAGAGATTCGATGAGAGACTAAGAAAACTAGAGGAGCAGTTTGAGCGAGTGGTGAATCTTATGAAACTCAGACACAAAAATATAGTACGATTAACGGGCTACTGCTACGAACCAACAAAAGTACCAGTTCCTGATGACAAGAATCCAGAACTGTACATATGGTGGGATGTTATAGAGAATTTGCTCTGTTATGAGTTTTTGCCAAATGGAAGTCTGGACATGATATTAAATGGTATGGTTATGGAAACTCAAGGTAGCTCTTGTTTACTTTCCACTTCTTTCATACCTATTACTTTCTTCGTGCAGATAAATCTTGCGAACTCGATTGGCAAACTCGTCACAAAATAATACATGGCATTTGTGAGGGATTGCATCACCTTCACGTGGAATGCCAGGATGCCCCCCTTGTCcatgagggtttcaaacctgccAATGTTTTGCTAGATAATGGCATGGTCCCAAAGCTAGCGGATTTCTGCACTTCAATGGCTGTCACACCAAGGTAACCACTGGTTCAGAAAACTGCGGCCTATTGATCTAGAATCCAGGATTGGGTGGTAACTGAGTTCAGTCCTTTTATCCCTTCTACTGGAAGCACCTTATCCCTATGTGCTTACTAACTTGACACTCAAGCCTAAAGTAAAAtttgaaaggaaaaaaaaaggaTAAGCCAGGAAAGCATATTGAACACCGGTCTGCTCCTGCTCCCAGGTTTCTTGAACCGGGGAAACCACTCCCCTTATGGTTCTTCTCGATGACCCATTGGATCTTTCATGATTTGCATATCGTTAGCGTAGTTCCATGATCTTTCAGTAATAGATGTCGTTATGCAGAGGGTACATAGCACCAGAGGTCATGGACACCGGTAAAGTTACAGTCAAGTCAAATATGTACAGTTTGGGTGTTCTGATAATAGAGATCGCAACCGGAGACAGGTGTCCTTGCGACGAATCATCAGGCCGGTAATATATTGAGAATGTAAGACAATCTTATCAATATTGCTCATTCCATATGAATTTTTGCTGCTTTTTTTTACTGAAGCTCTTTGATTTTGAAATTAAGAAAATAAATTCAATTTGTGTCTTTTCTCTTAACTCTTCTATAGAACTCTAAGAAGGTACTCACACCCTTCAATATGGTTCTATGGCAATGTCAGTGTGAATAAGGGCATCTCTAGTGCTTAAATCTAAAGTAGACCTTAAGGCATGGCCCACCATGTATGGTATACCACTGGAAACCTTATAATGTTGAAGACCCTATCTGGTTCTTTAGATGGTGCCCACCTGTCAGACTTCTGCATACAAACATACTTTTGTATTAAATAATACATTGCGTTCGCTTGTGGCTTGACCATAGCGACATGGATGAGTCTTAAGAATATTTTCTTACAACTCCTTGTCGCCATGCTTTTGGCAGACAGATTCTGTAGGCTGTATTAATTCCTTACAGGTAGCGCCAGTAGCGAATAGCACACCTGGCACATCTGCTTTCGCTACAGAATTTATGCGCTGATCTTCTAACTTGTCCTTTAATATTGTTCTTTCCTCCCCAGATTCTTTCTATGTTTGTGCCAAAATGGTTCACATTGTGCACATGTTAAGTACTTCCTCCATCCAGAATTAGTTGTCGCTCAAACGGATGTATCTACCACTGGTAGATACATCCGTTCGAGCGACAACTaattccggatggagggagtatgagTAAGTTCTACCTTTTTACCCACTAGGTACTGCAGAGTGTGAACCCTCCTCCCTTGTGCTATATTGTACGGGTTTACCTCTAAGAATATTTCCTCGGCTAACCCAGTTGTAAGATCTAGGAGTATGTCGTAGTTGAGTCAGATGACACATGGCATCACAAATATTAGAAAGCAGCTATTGAATTTCTTTAAAATCATGAAAAATGTAAAATATGCATTTTGAAGCATAATTTAAATTATTTTTTTACAAAGGTCAAGTATCAACTGTCACATAACTATGGTAAACAAGTGAGTGAGAATTTTTTTTCAAGATTCAACATATTAATTATTACTCCCTCtgatccaaaataagtgtcgcagTTTTGAACTGGGTTAGTTCAAAACTGCGACACTTATTATGGATCGGAGATAGTATTATTTTAATATTTTGTGACATGGAACCTATGGATTGTCTGCTTCAGCCGATGTATGCGCTTGACATGTGGGCTTCCCTATTAGGTTGGGGAAATTTGTTAAACTGGATAAACCATGGAATAAATCAGAAATATGAGTAAAAGACAGTTTTGTCTTAATCAGGCAATCGTTGAGTGAAATTTGTTATAATAATGAATAAGTGTATTTAGTATATGACATAACCATAGCCACCTAATCCAATTTACCAGGGGGTAAAAACTTGGATGCAAGGTTCCAATGTCGAATTGAAGTACCCATCACTTGAAGCGGGTTTCATCCAACAAGTGGAGTGTTGGATCAACATTGGGCTGAATTGTGTGGATATCCAACCCGAAAGAAGGCCTACAATTGGGCAAATAATGCATTTCCTTGAGACTGAATCTGCCAGTCCAGAGGTATGACTTTGCAAAGTATACACAAACTCCCCTAAAAAGATGCAAAGTACACACAATCACAATATTTTCTGTGTGT encodes:
- the LOC125553102 gene encoding cysteine-rich receptor-like protein kinase 26 isoform X2; the encoded protein is MSSPPPEPCSGFGTPNFPFQANSQGTSGESRMPGYHFFKQATGDFSKKIGKGQFGKVYKAYLPTGEVIAVKLLHQMSKFDDEQFSHHCTQLMSTNHKNLVRLLGYSYGEHEESHLYDGRVIRGVYKRRLIGFEYVPGGSLANFLSEQHLGWSIRFKIIKEICEGLQYLQEAGIVHFNLNPGNILLDNGKIPKITEFGLYEMFKAVNDGATVTRGCTYRLRYMAPEIYCYGKMSERSDIFSLGALIKSIMAGTTDSSIHHMDGPKCVEHVHKSWRKRLQEIRRYRSFEADCQQVRTCIGIAVACMHRDPGERPLMKDIVRKLYEVETREDYLSSRVEQAVHDYEVRRISFQEMEHVTSNFSQKLGHDGLGAVYKGKLEDGEVIAVKRFDERLRKLEEQFERVVNLMKLRHKNIVRLTGYCYEPTKVPVPDDKNPELYIWWDVIENLLCYEFLPNGSLDMILNDKSCELDWQTRHKIIHGICEGLHHLHVECQDAPLVHEGFKPANVLLDNGMVPKLADFCTSMAVTPRG
- the LOC125553102 gene encoding cysteine-rich receptor-like protein kinase 11 isoform X1, with protein sequence MSSPPPEPCSGFGTPNFPFQANSQGTSGESRMPGYHFFKQATGDFSKKIGKGQFGKVYKAYLPTGEVIAVKLLHQMSKFDDEQFSHHCTQLMSTNHKNLVRLLGYSYGEHEESHLYDGRVIRGVYKRRLIGFEYVPGGSLANFLSEQHLGWSIRFKIIKEICEGLQYLQEAGIVHFNLNPGNILLDNGKIPKITEFGLYEMFKAVNDGATVTRGCTYRLRYMAPEIYCYGKMSERSDIFSLGALIKSIMAGTTDSSIHHMDGPKCVEHVHKSWRKRLQEIRRYRSFEADCQQVRTCIGIAVACMHRDPGERPLMKDIVRKLYEVETREDYLSSRVEQAVHDYEVRRISFQEMEHVTSNFSQKLGHDGLGAVYKGKLEDGEVIAVKRFDERLRKLEEQFERVVNLMKLRHKNIVRLTGYCYEPTKVPVPDDKNPELYIWWDVIENLLCYEFLPNGSLDMILNDKSCELDWQTRHKIIHGICEGLHHLHVECQDAPLVHEGFKPANVLLDNGMVPKLADFCTSMAVTPRGYIAPEVMDTGKVTVKSNMYSLGVLIIEIATGDRCPCDESSGR